A DNA window from Ctenopharyngodon idella isolate HZGC_01 chromosome 8, HZGC01, whole genome shotgun sequence contains the following coding sequences:
- the si:ch211-198n5.11 gene encoding methylcrotonoyl-coenzyme A carboxylase 2 → MYCCMLRSFHIKGNKLIQLTRASFSQNPQSWDTSLKLSSCTVYRCTHSPVSGSLWQPLTHRTHQPAASHRCMSSTARRRRLPSAFPVIDGAFQPSHRHVYEANLRNSLICQQKYLEHKEKVMKGGGENAIARHTQRNRKVLVRDRLRMLLDDEDYLELSPFAGLGLPYGDIPAAGCLTGIGKINGLWCMFCANDATVKGGTAYPITVKKQLRAQVVAMQNRLPFVYLVDSGGAFLPLQSEIFPDKNHGGRTFYNEAVMSAMKIPQVSVVCGSCTAGGAYVPTMSEEAVIVHRIGTIFLGGPPLVKAATGEEVSPEDLGGARLHSEVSGCVDHFATTENEAYEHTRNIISTLNYELPEEDDTPVEEPLYSMDDLMGLAPRCYNHSMDVRLIVSRLTDGSRFQEFKARYGTTLLTGFARIEGHQIGIVANNGELTYEASLKGSHFVQLCDQRDIPLIFLQNTAPEPAHTLSQTKAESNTNRLKAQGSMMSAVACASVPKMTVVIGGCHGGDSYAMCGRAFDPNFLFLWPNARVSILAPGHSEAFVQTEEEITQINEMLEEESSAFFSTGRLWDDGVILPQDTRKVLSKCLKIIKQQEYQLSREKIRTPFLRM, encoded by the exons ATGTACTGTTGTATGTTAAG GTCTTTTCATATAAAAGGGAATAAACTCATACAACTCACTAGAGCATCATTCTCTCAAAATCCACAGTCATGGGATACATCATTAAAGCTTTCCAGCTGCACTGTATACCGCTGCACACACTCACCTGTTTCAGGCAGTCTGTGGCAACCCTTGACACACAGGACACATCAGCCAGCAGCATCACACCGCTGTATGAGCTCCACTGCGCGCAGGAGACGCCTGCCAAGTGCCTTTCCAGTTATAGATGGAGCATTTCAGCCATCTCACAGACATGTATATGAAGCCAATCTCAGGAACAGCCTGATCTGTCAGCAAAA ATACCTTGAACACAAGGAAAAAGTAATGAAGGGGGGTGGTGAAAACGCCATTGCACGGCATACGCAGAGGAATCGAAAGGTCCTGGTACGAGACAGACTCCGCATGCTGCTGGATGATGAAGATTATTTAGAACTTTCTCCTTTTGCTGGACTTGGTCTGCCCTATGGAGACATTCCAGCAGCAGGCTGTCTCACAG GAATTGGTAAAATTAATGGACTTTGGTGCATGTTCTGTGCTAATGACGCCACTGTGAAAGGAGGTACAGCGTATCCCATCACAGTTAAAAAGCAGCTCAGGGCGCAAGTTGTGGCTATGCAGAATCGTTTGCCTTTCGTTTACTTGGTGGACAGTGGTGGTGCATTTCTGCCTCTTCAG TCAGAGATCTTTCCTGATAAAAACCATGGAGGACGCACCTTTTACAATGAAGCAGTTATGTCAGCAATGAAGATTCCTCAG GTGTCAGTAGTGTGTGGGTCATGCACAGCTGGCGGTGCCTATGTTCCCACTATGTCTGAGGAGGCGGTGATTGTCCACAGGATAGGAACAATATTTTTAGGGGGACCACCCTTGGTGAAGGCTGCAACCGGGGAGGAGGTTTCTCCAGAGGACCTGGGAGGAGCCAGGCTACACTCAGA AGTGAGCGGCTGTGTGGACCATTTTGCCACAACAGAGAATGAGGCATATGAGCATACCAGAAACATCATCTCCACCCTAAACTATGAGCTCCCAGAGGAAGACGACACTCCGGTTGAGGAGCCCCTGTACAGCATGGACGATCTCATGGGCCTTGCACCTCGTTGCTACAATCACAGCATGGATGTCAGACTG ATAGTGAGTCGCCTTACTGATGGTAGTCGGTTTCAGGAGTTCAAGGCCCGTTACGGTACCACCCTCCTCACTGGGTTTGCCAGAATTGAAGG ACATCAGATTGGAATTGTGGCAAATAATGGAGAGCTGACGTATGAAGCTTCCCTGAAAGGCAGTCACTTTGTTCAGCTGTGTGACCAGAGGGACATTCCTCTCATCTTCCTGCAGAACACGGCACCAGAACctgcacacacactctcacaaacCAAG GCAGAGTCCAACACTAACAGACTGAAGGCTCAGGGTTCCATGATGTCTGCTGTGGCTTGTGCTTCTGTTCCAAAAATGACTGTGGTTATTGGAGGATGTCATGGAGGCGACAGCTATGCTATG TGCGGAAGGGCTTTTGACCCTAATTTCCTGTTCCTGTGGCCTAATGCAAGAGTGTCAATTTTGGCTCCAGGCCACTCAGAGGCATTTGTGCAGACTGAAGAGGAAATCACACAGATTAATGAGAT GTTGGAGGAAGAGAGTTCAGCATTCTTTTCTACCGGCAGACTGTGGGATGATGGTGTTATTCTACCTCAAGACACCAGAAAG GTTTTGAGCAAGTGCCTGAAAATCATTAAGCAACAAGAGTATCAATTGTCCAGAGAGAAGATAAGGACTCCCTTTCTCCGAATGTAA